The Dunckerocampus dactyliophorus isolate RoL2022-P2 chromosome 1, RoL_Ddac_1.1, whole genome shotgun sequence genome has a segment encoding these proteins:
- the urp2 gene encoding urotensin II-related peptide, whose protein sequence is MLYRATPLLNIAITILILAARGVGAAPADREILYTPDLHPSLTHLSAVPPRPSTLAQSQFLKQWRSNGRGEVVRRADRTTSRTFTAAMRTHPGSDGPEKRAQMRKMMSVLEEMQRTFNSTLSTRITFLPRANGRNSGRKNKVAGVFPSTVTPAADDSTASRASADVLVPSLTGRNFRKSLPPQPKKTNKRVCFWKYCSQN, encoded by the exons ATGCTTTATAGAGCGACGCCATTGCTGAACATCGCCATCACGATACTGATCCTTGCGGCCCGTGGAGTCGGGGCGGCGCCCGCTGACCGAG AAATTCTGTACACTCCGGATCTTCATCCCAGTCTGACTCATTTGTCAGCCGTACCACCAAGGCCTTCAACCCTTGCTCAGAGCCAGTTCCTCAAACAATGGCGCTCGAATGGCAGAGGCGAAGTCGTGAGGAGAGCAGACAGAACCACCTCGAGGACATTTACTGCGGCCATGAGAACCCACCCTGGGTCAGACGGTCCGGAAAAGCGGGCCCAGATGCGGAAGATGATGTCAGTCCTAGAGGAGATGCAGCGGACCTTTAACAGTACACTGAGCACACGGATTACCTTCCTTCCAAGAG caaatGGCAGAAATTCAGGACgaaaaaataaagtg GCTGGAGTGTTTCCCAGCACTGTCACCCCAGCAGCTGATGACAGCACTGCATCGAGAGCGAGTGCCGACGTCCTCGTTCCCAGCCTGACTGGTCGGAACTTCCGGAAGTCCCTCCCACCGCAACCCAAAAAGACTAACAAAAGAG TATGTTTCTGGAAGTACTGCTCCCAGAACTGA